Within Deltaproteobacteria bacterium, the genomic segment CTTCTCGCTGCGCCGGTCATGTCCCAATCGTTTGAGGAGAGGACAGCCGGCATCATCGGCATTCTGCCGCTGCCCGAAGTATTCGGCGGCGGAGCATGTGACCGCTTCGAGCCACGAGACATCCCGATCTTCCGATCGCCGGCAAGCGGCCGCCCGTTTGGCAAGATTTATGTGGCGAAGTACTGGATATTTCCGCAGGAAGGCGGCTGCGAAGGGCTCGTTGTGCAATCGGGACTACGGATTCGGTGGCGAATGGTGGCGAACTACCGACGATGGAGTTCGGCTACGAGCAGCCTGGTGCGATCGTACTGAGGCGAAGCAATTCCTGGTTCGAGATCGCGCTAAGCAAGGGAACGGGCTGGGTGAGAGTAAAAGATGTTGGGCGCTTCTTGCCGGTGGAAAAATTGTTGGAGGGTGGGCCTTATCTTCTGACGGGCGCCCCAATCCCGCTGCACACGAGGCCCGGTGATCTCGCACCGCTACGAGTTCCGGTCACTCGCACCGAAGTGAATCTAAGAGTAAACGTGCGGGCGTTCAAGCGTGTCGCTGGCGTGCTTTGGGTACAGGTCGAATCATTGAGCGTCAACCCATGCAACGAAGAAGAAAAAGTTCCGGCGGGTCCAATCTCCGGTTGGCTTCCGTTTCACGACGCCAAGGGGCAGCCTTCGGTGTGGTTCTCGCCACGCGGCTGCTAGTCGTGGTGACGCCAATCGTAATCGAGCCGACCGGGCCAGGAGCGGCGCTCCGCTTGCCGTTGGCCGGCGGCTCATGGGGGACGTTATGCGGTCGATTTTCCCACGTTAATCCGAGTAGTTAATAAAGCTATTCACGGCGTGAATGATAATCATTCACGCCGTGAATAATTTGCACAACCGGTTTTCTCTGAATCTCACGGCTAATCGAGGACTATTTCCCGCCTAACTCTTTCAACGCTTCTTCCGCCAGCGAACTATCGACGATCATCTGCGGCGTGATCGTCGAGGGAATGTTTTTGGCGTCTTTTTCGATTTGCAGCAGGATGTCGACGCCGTCCAAAGGGACGCGGCCGTCGCGGCTAAAGGCGTTGGCGACGGCGTCGTAGGAGTCGCGGGCGAGTTTTTCGTCCATGTTGAAACGCTTGCGGATCACTTCGACGGTGCCGGCGGGATTGCCTTGAATGAATCGCAGCGCTTCGATCTCCCCCTTCAAAAGTTTCTTCACCTGCGCGCGGTTATTTTTAATTCTTTCGAGGGTCGTGCCCAGGCCGGAAAACGGGATGACCACATGGTCGGCGGTTTGCGCCAGGATCGGAAAGCCCTCGCGTTTGGCCTGCACGGAAAAGGGCGGCGCGACGACGATGGCGTCGACCCGGCCCATTTTGAAGGTATCGTACATCAGTTTTTCTTCGCCGATGGCGAGGATCTTCACGTCCTTGTCGATGTCGAGGCCGAATTGGCGCAGCGTCATGCGCGTGCTGACGTGATTAGTGCCGCCGATGGAGGTCAGCCCGATCACCGCGCCTTTCAAATCTTTAATGCTCTTAAATTTGTTCTGGCCGATGATGCTGAAGAATGGCGCCTTGATGCTGGTTGAAATCGCCCGCACTGGCAGATTGCGCGCCGCCGAGCGGATGATCGAACCGATCAGTTCGGCGTAGTCGATGTCGCCGCCGAGCAGCGCCGCCATGGCGATGTTGGGGCGCATGACGATGATCTCGACTTCGGTGCCATGTTTGAGATAGAGACCGCGGTCTTTGGCGATAAACGGAACTAGAAATGCCATTGAACTTGTCGCGATGGCGATGCGGACTTTTTCCGTTTGAATCTTTTCTTGCGCATGTAGCGGCACTGAAGCGAACAATGCCAGTGCGGTGACGATCCAACTAATTTTGCCAAACATGCTTGCCGACTCCTGAGTGATTATATTTCGTTCTTCGGCGCGCGACCGTAGAGTTTGTCGACGAAGCCGGACTTTCTGATTTCTTCGATCAAAGTCGTATCCATCAAGCTGGCGGCTTTGACGTTCTTGGCATTGGGATGGCCGAGGGAGTCGAGGGCGGTTTGCACGCCGGCGAGCTCGGGGATCGGATATTCGCGTATGCTGAAGTTCAACCGAGTGTAAATATCTTTGGCCACCGCGGGATCTTTGATGCCTTCCTCTTCGAGAATCGAATAGACCAGTTTGGGTTTGGTTTTGAAAACGTAAATACCTTCGATGTAAGCCATGACGATGCGTTTGGCGGTGTCGCGCTGGTTCCGAATCAGGGCCGCCGGCACGGTGACGCCGAAGCGGGCAAAGTCGAGGGGCAACTCGGAGAGATCGGCGAAGGCGCGGCAGCAACCGCTGGCTAAGACCTTGTGTATGCCTTCCGGACTGACCAGCGCGGCATCGACATGACCCGCGAGTAAAGCCGACATGCGCGTCGGCGTGTTGCCCGATTGGAATAGCAGGACATCTTTTTCTGGGTCGAGTTTCCAGGTGCGCAGCACCATGCGGGTGGTCAAATCGGAAGCCGAGCCGAAGCGGCTGACGGCGATTTTTTTGCCTTTGAGATCTTCGTTCTTGACGATGTTCTTGCGCGTTACAAAAATATGTTCGAGGCGATTGATGTTGACGGTGATGACGCGGGTCTCCATGGCGCCGGACACCGGCAAGCTCAACATCTCGGGAACGCCGGAGTCCGATACCACGATGTTGCCGCCGAGCATCGCTTGGGTCAGGATATTGCCGCTGTTGAAATAAATCGATTTAACGTTGAGGCCGTGTTTCTCCCAGATATGTTCCTTCTCCATCACCCGGCGCAGATCCGAGCTGATGCCCGAGCCGCTGTAGCCAAGCATGATTTGATTCGATTGAGCGTGGACGGCGGGGTCGTTCACGCTCATGGCCAGTATCGCGGTCAGTATCGCAGTGCGCAAATTCAAATAAAGCTCCTTCGATCGAGATTGACTAGCTCGCCCGCCCGTACAGTTTATCGATAAAGCCAGATTTTTTGATCTCTTCCAAGAGACTGGTGTCCATCAGCTGGGCCGGCTTGGTGGTTTTAGCATTGGGATGAGTCAGGGTGTCGAGTGCATTCTGAATGCCGCCGGTCTCGGGCACGGGAAATTCGCGAAAGCTTTTCGATTCGCGCTCGTAGAGATCTTTTTGCACGGCCAGTTCTTTGATGCCGGCGTCTTCCATGATGCCGTAGACAAGCCTGGGGCGGGTTTTAAATAGATAGATTCCTTCGACATACGCCATCAGCATGCGGCGCACCATATCGCGCTGGGTTTTGATCAGCACGGTTGGAATCATGACGCCAAAGCGCGCGTAGTCCAGCGGCAATTCGGAAAGATCGGCGAGGACGCGGCAGCAACCGTTGGCCAGGACTTTGTGTAAAACATCCGGCGCAATCAGCGCGGCGTCGACATGGCCGGCCACCAGCGCGGTCATGCGCGTCGGCGTGTTGCCGGATTGCAATATCGTTACTTCCTTGTCCGGATCGATCTTCCACGACTTCAAAACCATGCGTGTCACGGTGTCGGAGGCCGAGCCGATGCGGCTGATGGCGAGCCGTTTGCCTTTGAGTTCTTCCGGCTTGGTGATGTTTTTGCGGACGATAAAGACATGTTCGATCTTGTTGATGGTGACGGTGACGAGTTTTAGATCGAGCACGCCCGACACTGCCAGGTTCAACATGCCCGGCACTTCGGATTCCGAGCCGGCGATGTTGCCGCCGGCCAGCGCTTGGGTCAAGACGCCGCCGCTGCTGAAGTAAACGTTCTTGACGTTCAGGCCATACTTCTCCCAAAACCTTTCGCGCTCGATAATCCGGCGCAAATTGCCCAGCGATCCGGCGCCGCCGCTATGGCCGAGGATGACGCTTTGCGGCGGCGCTTGCGCCATGGCGAGATTCGGCGCGGCAATAAGCGAGAAGAGGCTAAGTGCGATAGCAAGCGCTGTCATCATCGTCACACTCCTTGCGAGCTTGGTTAGAGGCTTGGCGTCATCCAAAAAATTAGTGAGCCCGCCCGATCATCTCTTTCAGCAGGGCCGGATACTTTTTGTCGAGTTCAACCTTCAGTTGATCGGTAACGGCATTCACCGGCGGAAATTTATCTATCCATTCATAGGGCCGCGTCGCATCGATGATCGCCCGCGAGTTGAAACCTTTGCGTTCGCGCGGAATCGCCGGGTCCAGCGGGCCGCTCCAGCAGCGGCGCAGGATGTCGATGTTCTCCGGTTCGGAGCGCGTGCCGATGGCCCAGATGACGTCGTTGGGATTGTAGATGTCGACATCGTCGTCGACGACAACAACATAGCGGCCGAGATAAGCGCCGGCGCGGCATTGACTGGCGATCAGCGCGGCTTGCTTGGCGTGGCCAGGGTAGCGTTGCTTGATTTTCACCATGGAAAAAAATCGGTAGGCGGCGGGATGGAGCCATACGCCTTGAACGTCGGGCACACCGGCGTCTTCGAGGGCATTCCAGACCAATGCTGAACGTTGAATCGAACGGTGAAATCCTTGGCCCGCCGAGGGACGCAGCGGCGGCTCGCCGCAGAGAATCGGTTTGTTTCGATAATAGAGCGCCTTGACGCGCACCACCGGTTCTGGCCGCGTCGCGCTGGCGTAATAGCCAGGCCATTCGCCGAACGGTCCTTCGGGGAGATCGTCACCTGGAACCATCTCGCCTTCGATGGCGATTTCGGAATAGGCGGGGATCGGCAAGCCGGTCAGCGGTCCGCGCACCAGTTGAATCGGCTCGCCGATGACGCCGCCGGCGTAGTCGAACTCGCTCATTTTGTTGGGCACGTCGGAACAACCGGCGAGAAACAAAATCGGATGATGACCGAAGGACATAACCACGGGGCAGGGTTGGCCGGCGTCGAAATATTTTTGCCGCTGGACGCGGCCATGTTTTCCCGGCGAGATGTAAAGCGCGACGGCGTCTTTGCCCTGGAGCATGACGCGGTAAGTGCCGGCGTTGATCCAATGCTCTTCGGGATCCTCGGTGATGACCAGATCGTCGGTGCCGATGTAACGGCCGCCGTCCTCTTCATGCCAGCGCGGAATCGGGAAGGCTTCGAGATCGATATTGTTTTCGACGTGGTTTTCAAATATCGGCGCGTCTTTGACGAACTGTGCCGGCACCGGCTCGAAGTTGCGAATTTTTTTTCGCCAGGCTTGAATGAAATCGGTGAGCCCTAAATTCGGGTCGGTGCCCATGGCGATGGCCAACCGCGGCAAGGTGTCGATCTGGCTGCACAGAATCTCCATGTCCTGGCGCCCACCGGGAATTTTCTCGAACAACATCGCCGGCGGATGGGCGCTGCGCTCGAGAATCATCTCGACCAAGCCGCCGAGATCTTTGTCCCAGGGAATATTTTCGATGCGGCGCAGCTCGCCGATCTTTTCCACCTCGTTTAAGAAGGCGCGCAAATCGTGGTTGGATGGGGTCATGGGTTCTTACCTGATGCGATCATGGGCGCAATGCATTGCGCCCAGCTTCATGGTGCTAATTCCACCGCCGCCCGGTGCATGACGCCGTAGAGATCGACGGCGGCGGTGGCGCAGTATTCTAAATTGAAACCTTCGCGGCAGTCGGCGTAGCCGTCTTCCAAGATGCGCTGCATGACCAATTTATTAAAGCTGCCGTGGCCCATGACGCCGTCTTCGTGCTCTTTCAAGTCGGCCTCTTCGTGGGTGGAGAAATAAACCGCTTGCTGTTTGGTGAAGCCGTATTTCTGCGTTAACGTTCGAAACCACATGGCGGCCCAATGACCGATGGGTTCTTCGGTCAACATCGAGAACCACCACTCGGCGACGGTGCCTTCCCACATCAGTTGCCGTTTGAAGTCGAGAATCGCCCGGCACTCGGGCAGCATAGGTTGACGCAGGATTTCGTCTTTCGTCAAGCCGAGCGCTTCCGCGGTTTGGAGCATGACCAGCACATGACCCGGCGGTTTGGGGTGGATGAACTCGTCGGCGATCTTGACGCCGAGCGGCGCCATTAGATCGGCATGGCGTTTAAAAAAGCCGATGTGCTTGTGATAGGAGACCGCGACTAAGGTGTTGATCTCGACGGTGAAGTTACCCCAGTTTTTGAAAAATAACTTGATCGCTGGCAGCGGCAAGCTACCTTCGAGAAACTGGCTCATGAATGGACCGTTGGTTACGCGCTCTTTCCAGCGCTGAATAACTTTGCGGTTCAATGCATCGATGTAAGCCTTGGCGTCGTCAGGAGCCATTTTGACACCGAGCTTGGGAGTAGCATTGCTCATCAAAGGTTCCTTGCGTGATAGCTTGGATCGTGGGGAGCCCTTCGACGCGCTCAGGGCGAACGGACAAAATCCGCGGCATCCGGGATCTTCCGTTGGTGCTGAGTTCGTCGAAGCATGAACGTCTTAGGTTCGATATAGATTGTCGATAAAACCGCTGTCATCGATTTTTCGTAGATGATGAAAATCCCAGAGCGCCATGGGGTCGCATTTTCCCGCGTCT encodes:
- a CDS encoding UbiD family decarboxylase, with product MTPSNHDLRAFLNEVEKIGELRRIENIPWDKDLGGLVEMILERSAHPPAMLFEKIPGGRQDMEILCSQIDTLPRLAIAMGTDPNLGLTDFIQAWRKKIRNFEPVPAQFVKDAPIFENHVENNIDLEAFPIPRWHEEDGGRYIGTDDLVITEDPEEHWINAGTYRVMLQGKDAVALYISPGKHGRVQRQKYFDAGQPCPVVMSFGHHPILFLAGCSDVPNKMSEFDYAGGVIGEPIQLVRGPLTGLPIPAYSEIAIEGEMVPGDDLPEGPFGEWPGYYASATRPEPVVRVKALYYRNKPILCGEPPLRPSAGQGFHRSIQRSALVWNALEDAGVPDVQGVWLHPAAYRFFSMVKIKQRYPGHAKQAALIASQCRAGAYLGRYVVVVDDDVDIYNPNDVIWAIGTRSEPENIDILRRCWSGPLDPAIPRERKGFNSRAIIDATRPYEWIDKFPPVNAVTDQLKVELDKKYPALLKEMIGRAH
- a CDS encoding ABC transporter substrate-binding protein, whose translation is MFGKISWIVTALALFASVPLHAQEKIQTEKVRIAIATSSMAFLVPFIAKDRGLYLKHGTEVEIIVMRPNIAMAALLGGDIDYAELIGSIIRSAARNLPVRAISTSIKAPFFSIIGQNKFKSIKDLKGAVIGLTSIGGTNHVSTRMTLRQFGLDIDKDVKILAIGEEKLMYDTFKMGRVDAIVVAPPFSVQAKREGFPILAQTADHVVIPFSGLGTTLERIKNNRAQVKKLLKGEIEALRFIQGNPAGTVEVIRKRFNMDEKLARDSYDAVANAFSRDGRVPLDGVDILLQIEKDAKNIPSTITPQMIVDSSLAEEALKELGGK
- a CDS encoding ABC transporter substrate-binding protein, encoding MSVNDPAVHAQSNQIMLGYSGSGISSDLRRVMEKEHIWEKHGLNVKSIYFNSGNILTQAMLGGNIVVSDSGVPEMLSLPVSGAMETRVITVNINRLEHIFVTRKNIVKNEDLKGKKIAVSRFGSASDLTTRMVLRTWKLDPEKDVLLFQSGNTPTRMSALLAGHVDAALVSPEGIHKVLASGCCRAFADLSELPLDFARFGVTVPAALIRNQRDTAKRIVMAYIEGIYVFKTKPKLVYSILEEEGIKDPAVAKDIYTRLNFSIREYPIPELAGVQTALDSLGHPNAKNVKAASLMDTTLIEEIRKSGFVDKLYGRAPKNEI
- a CDS encoding ABC transporter substrate-binding protein encodes the protein MMTALAIALSLFSLIAAPNLAMAQAPPQSVILGHSGGAGSLGNLRRIIERERFWEKYGLNVKNVYFSSGGVLTQALAGGNIAGSESEVPGMLNLAVSGVLDLKLVTVTINKIEHVFIVRKNITKPEELKGKRLAISRIGSASDTVTRMVLKSWKIDPDKEVTILQSGNTPTRMTALVAGHVDAALIAPDVLHKVLANGCCRVLADLSELPLDYARFGVMIPTVLIKTQRDMVRRMLMAYVEGIYLFKTRPRLVYGIMEDAGIKELAVQKDLYERESKSFREFPVPETGGIQNALDTLTHPNAKTTKPAQLMDTSLLEEIKKSGFIDKLYGRAS